From one Peredibacter starrii genomic stretch:
- the nuoD gene encoding NADH dehydrogenase (quinone) subunit D: MSDLLATEQNDLYNPNVLINIGPAHPATHGTLRVMCRINGETIEDANCEIGYLHRGIEKLGEEKTYHQWMVYTDRLNYCSALNNNITYAMTVENLFNISVTERTMWIRVMCMELSRIIDHIVCIAANALDLGAMTVFFHLIHWREEAYTMIESMCGMRLTTTYARIGGMSYDLPDNFTERLWKFCEDIPKTLDEVEGLLNANRIWIDRTKDVGVINKVDALRLNVTGPTLRAAGIDHDLRRDRPYYVYPELDFDVVIGSKGDVYERYLVRMEEIRQSVRILKQCNKRIPAGPLWVDDKRVRIPDKMDVYTKMEVLIHHFKIFMEGIDVPKGEAYTATEGPNGEVGFYIVSRGGPKAWRMRVKSPSFIQFQAFENTIKGGRIPDAIAHLGSVNIIAGELDR, from the coding sequence ATGAGTGATTTACTAGCTACAGAACAGAACGATCTGTATAACCCGAACGTTCTTATTAATATTGGTCCTGCTCACCCTGCAACTCACGGAACACTTCGTGTTATGTGTCGTATTAACGGTGAGACAATTGAAGATGCTAACTGTGAAATCGGTTACCTTCACCGTGGTATTGAAAAACTAGGTGAAGAGAAAACGTATCACCAGTGGATGGTTTATACTGACCGTCTTAACTACTGTTCAGCTCTTAACAACAACATCACTTATGCGATGACTGTTGAGAACCTTTTCAACATTTCAGTTACTGAACGTACGATGTGGATCCGTGTAATGTGCATGGAGCTTTCTCGTATTATCGACCACATCGTTTGTATCGCTGCAAACGCCCTGGATCTTGGTGCGATGACTGTGTTCTTCCACCTTATTCACTGGCGTGAAGAAGCCTACACAATGATTGAGTCAATGTGCGGTATGCGTCTGACGACTACTTATGCCCGTATCGGTGGTATGAGCTACGATCTTCCAGACAACTTCACTGAAAGACTTTGGAAATTCTGTGAAGACATTCCAAAGACGCTTGATGAAGTTGAAGGTCTTCTAAATGCTAACCGTATCTGGATCGACCGTACTAAAGATGTTGGCGTCATCAATAAAGTTGATGCTCTAAGATTGAACGTAACTGGTCCAACTCTTCGTGCTGCTGGTATCGACCACGATTTACGTCGTGACCGTCCTTACTATGTATATCCAGAACTGGATTTCGATGTTGTTATCGGGTCTAAGGGTGACGTTTACGAGCGTTACCTGGTTCGTATGGAAGAAATCAGACAATCAGTTCGCATCCTTAAGCAATGTAATAAACGCATTCCAGCTGGTCCACTATGGGTAGACGACAAGCGCGTTCGTATCCCGGACAAGATGGATGTTTATACGAAGATGGAAGTACTAATCCACCACTTTAAGATTTTCATGGAAGGTATCGATGTACCGAAAGGTGAAGCATACACGGCCACAGAAGGTCCGAATGGTGAAGTTGGTTTCTACATCGTAAGCCGTGGCGGTCCTAAAGCTTGGCGTATGCGTGTGAAATCTCCATCGTTCATTCAGTTCCAGGCCTTTGAGAACACAATCAAAGGTGGACGTATCCCGGATGCGATTGCTCACCTTGGTTCGGTGAACATCATCGCCGGCGAATTAGATCGTTAA
- a CDS encoding FAD:protein FMN transferase, which yields MKREVLEKDLNIFFEEFNQEFSTYRNNSVISTFNRIPVNTKFLVSPRFIEMLKLARKFHDETGGAFDPTLGPLIKAWGFGGGSKGKEPDQATINKIMADIGFKYLHWDETKLQVWKTKNVNLDINAFAPGWAADLIGEFFENRGVQNYMVDISGEILFKGTKPQGENWVAGIERPSPQHAEAVQMAFKIKDQAIATSGNYRQFYDHNGERRSHIIDPKTGRPVHHSIASASVLASTAAAADAWGTAMMVLGKEGIEIAEKRGYKVYLLEAHSKTYAEFMSNGMQAYLEAYRL from the coding sequence TTGAAGCGAGAGGTCCTGGAAAAAGACCTCAACATTTTTTTCGAAGAATTCAATCAAGAATTCTCGACCTATCGAAATAATTCCGTCATTAGTACTTTCAATCGAATTCCGGTCAACACCAAGTTTTTGGTGTCGCCTCGCTTTATTGAAATGCTGAAGCTGGCCCGGAAGTTTCACGATGAGACTGGAGGCGCATTTGATCCTACTTTAGGGCCCTTGATTAAGGCCTGGGGATTCGGGGGAGGCTCTAAGGGGAAAGAACCTGATCAGGCGACGATCAATAAAATCATGGCCGATATCGGCTTTAAATATCTTCATTGGGACGAGACCAAACTGCAGGTTTGGAAAACAAAGAACGTAAATCTCGATATCAACGCGTTTGCTCCCGGATGGGCCGCGGATTTAATCGGCGAGTTTTTCGAAAACCGAGGCGTCCAAAATTATATGGTAGATATCAGTGGGGAAATTTTGTTTAAAGGTACCAAGCCCCAAGGTGAGAATTGGGTGGCAGGGATTGAGAGACCTTCTCCTCAGCATGCTGAGGCCGTTCAAATGGCCTTTAAGATCAAAGACCAGGCCATTGCGACTTCAGGGAATTATCGACAGTTCTATGATCATAATGGTGAAAGACGTTCTCATATCATTGATCCTAAAACGGGAAGACCCGTTCACCATTCCATTGCTTCGGCCTCGGTCCTGGCCAGCACGGCCGCCGCTGCGGATGCCTGGGGGACGGCCATGATGGTATTGGGTAAAGAAGGGATTGAAATAGCTGAGAAGCGTGGTTATAAGGTCTATTTACTAGAAGCACATTCAAAGACTTATGCAGAATTTATGTCGAATGGAATGCAAGCTTATCTAGAGGCCTATCGACTCTGA
- the nqrM gene encoding (Na+)-NQR maturation NqrM codes for METLIFTLGIFLTAILVMSVGILFKRKPIQGSCGGIANLMGSCDICEKRSDCFDKLKASDCATDCH; via the coding sequence ATGGAAACTTTAATTTTTACGCTGGGAATTTTTTTAACTGCAATCCTGGTTATGTCAGTTGGGATTCTCTTTAAACGTAAACCTATCCAGGGTTCTTGTGGTGGGATTGCAAATCTTATGGGAAGCTGCGACATTTGTGAAAAACGATCAGATTGCTTCGACAAACTAAAGGCGTCAGATTGCGCTACTGACTGCCACTAA
- the nuoF gene encoding NADH-quinone oxidoreductase subunit NuoF: protein MMYNNEHFEPVITPNVDKPNCETIEFYIQHENGYKALEKALKMKPAEVVDEVKKSNLRGRGGAGFPTGMKWSFMPANPVDANGNPKPKYLVCNADEGEPGTFKDRLIFTKTPHRMIEGMIIAGHAISSNKGFIYIRGEWFKEARLMQKAIDDAYAKGFLGKNILGSGFNYDLVIYKGAGAYICGEETALLNSLEGKRGEPRLKPPFPAQVGAYGMPSCVNNVETFAAVPYIIEKGWEKYAKMGTERSGGTRMIGVSGHVNKPGVYELPMNLSINDIIEIAGGMKGGKLKAVIPGGASAPMLRADECNVLTDYDSLAKAGTMAGSGGLIVMNDTVNIVEATYTLLKFYEHESCGQCSQCREGSHWLARMFKRILDGGGTQDDLDYIAKICGNMAGQTICAFADAVTGPALSSVRKFREEFEEMVMKGGLKGIGRTESVSHKMVGAHV, encoded by the coding sequence ATGATGTACAATAACGAACATTTCGAGCCGGTAATCACGCCAAACGTTGATAAGCCTAATTGCGAAACAATCGAATTCTATATTCAACACGAGAACGGTTATAAGGCGCTTGAAAAAGCACTTAAAATGAAGCCGGCAGAAGTAGTAGACGAAGTTAAGAAGTCTAACCTTCGTGGTCGTGGCGGTGCGGGATTCCCAACTGGTATGAAGTGGTCTTTCATGCCTGCTAATCCAGTTGATGCTAACGGAAATCCAAAGCCGAAATACTTAGTATGTAACGCCGATGAAGGTGAGCCAGGTACTTTTAAAGACCGTCTTATCTTCACAAAAACTCCTCATAGAATGATTGAAGGTATGATCATCGCTGGTCACGCCATCTCTTCTAACAAGGGTTTCATTTATATCCGTGGAGAGTGGTTCAAAGAAGCTCGTCTTATGCAAAAAGCGATCGACGATGCTTACGCTAAGGGCTTCCTTGGTAAGAACATTCTTGGCTCGGGCTTCAATTATGATCTTGTGATCTATAAGGGTGCCGGCGCTTATATTTGCGGTGAAGAGACAGCTCTTCTAAACTCACTTGAAGGTAAGCGTGGTGAACCACGTCTTAAGCCTCCGTTCCCGGCGCAAGTTGGTGCTTACGGCATGCCTTCATGTGTAAACAACGTTGAAACTTTCGCAGCTGTTCCATACATCATTGAGAAGGGCTGGGAAAAATACGCGAAGATGGGTACTGAGCGTTCAGGTGGTACACGTATGATCGGTGTTTCTGGTCACGTGAACAAGCCGGGCGTTTATGAGCTTCCAATGAACCTTTCAATCAATGACATCATCGAAATCGCTGGTGGCATGAAGGGCGGGAAACTTAAAGCAGTAATCCCTGGTGGTGCTTCTGCTCCAATGCTTCGTGCAGACGAGTGTAACGTTCTTACTGATTACGATTCACTTGCGAAGGCCGGAACAATGGCCGGTTCAGGTGGTCTGATCGTTATGAACGATACTGTGAACATCGTTGAAGCAACTTATACACTTTTAAAATTCTATGAACACGAATCGTGCGGTCAGTGTTCTCAGTGCCGTGAAGGTTCACACTGGTTGGCCCGTATGTTCAAACGAATCCTTGATGGCGGTGGTACTCAAGACGATCTTGATTACATTGCTAAAATCTGTGGAAACATGGCCGGTCAAACGATCTGTGCTTTCGCCGACGCTGTAACAGGTCCTGCTCTTTCATCTGTTCGTAAATTCCGTGAAGAATTCGAAGAGATGGTCATGAAGGGCGGTCTTAAAGGAATCGGTAGAACTGAATCCGTATCTCATAAAATGGTTGGTGCCCATGTCTAA
- a CDS encoding Na(+)-translocating NADH-quinone reductase subunit C: MSESPKRTLLVATVLCGVCSVLVAGAYVALKPKQDFNRDIDFKKNILMSAGLLGQGTDVNETFKQVEPIVVDLETGKMAEGIDPKSFDQSKADKDPQYNENLSQSEDKAGIKRISRLQKVYLVKKDGAIDQIVLHIYGKGLWSTMKGFLSLDKDTTTVRGFNFYSHAETPGLGGEVDNPKWISQWPGKKVFSDNFEAAVDVVKGNVDPNSPGAEHKIDGLSGATLTSVGVENTFTFWLSDKGYAKFLTNVRNGEIQ; encoded by the coding sequence ATGTCTGAATCTCCTAAACGTACCCTTCTTGTTGCAACAGTTCTATGTGGAGTTTGCTCGGTTCTAGTTGCAGGAGCGTACGTGGCGCTTAAGCCAAAACAAGATTTTAACCGTGATATTGATTTCAAAAAGAATATCCTGATGTCGGCCGGGCTTCTTGGTCAGGGCACAGACGTCAATGAAACTTTCAAGCAAGTTGAGCCCATCGTGGTCGACCTTGAGACCGGTAAAATGGCCGAAGGAATTGATCCTAAGTCCTTTGATCAGTCCAAGGCAGATAAAGATCCTCAATATAATGAGAACCTTTCTCAGTCGGAAGATAAGGCCGGAATCAAGCGCATCTCTCGTTTACAGAAAGTCTATCTGGTAAAAAAAGATGGAGCGATCGATCAGATTGTTCTGCATATTTACGGAAAGGGACTTTGGTCAACGATGAAAGGTTTCTTGTCTCTGGATAAGGACACAACGACTGTTCGTGGATTCAATTTCTATTCACATGCTGAAACTCCGGGATTAGGCGGTGAAGTTGATAATCCAAAATGGATTTCTCAGTGGCCCGGTAAGAAAGTTTTCTCTGATAACTTCGAAGCGGCAGTGGACGTAGTCAAAGGCAATGTTGATCCGAATTCTCCGGGGGCCGAGCATAAAATTGATGGTCTTTCTGGTGCTACCCTGACTTCAGTGGGTGTTGAGAATACTTTCACATTTTGGCTGTCTGACAAAGGTTACGCAAAATTCCTAACGAACGTTAGAAATGGAGAAATCCAATGA
- a CDS encoding NADH-quinone oxidoreductase subunit B, with translation MSKDGSSFFFPTLLSEAAKWAQKNSLWPMTFGTSCCGIEMMTTIGTTYDLSRFGAEVVRFSPRQADMLIVAGTITTKMAPVLRTIYDQMLEPKWVIAMGACSSSGGIFDTYSVLQGIDEIMPVDVYVPGCPPIPEGLIHAVMHLQGIIDNGLERRPAERPTFDDAMNAMTFRKGVGYDIKANFVMSQDYIDEQKKMKQEQK, from the coding sequence ATGTCAAAAGACGGAAGTTCATTTTTCTTTCCAACGCTTCTTAGTGAAGCAGCCAAGTGGGCCCAAAAGAACTCACTATGGCCAATGACCTTTGGTACCTCTTGTTGTGGTATCGAAATGATGACGACGATTGGTACGACTTACGACCTTTCTCGTTTCGGTGCAGAGGTTGTGCGTTTCTCTCCTCGTCAGGCAGACATGCTGATCGTGGCAGGAACAATCACAACTAAAATGGCGCCGGTTCTTCGTACGATCTACGATCAAATGCTTGAGCCTAAATGGGTTATCGCAATGGGTGCTTGTTCATCTTCAGGCGGTATCTTTGATACTTATTCAGTTCTTCAAGGGATTGATGAAATCATGCCAGTGGATGTTTATGTTCCGGGCTGTCCTCCAATTCCAGAAGGTCTTATTCACGCAGTAATGCACCTTCAGGGAATCATCGATAACGGTCTTGAAAGAAGACCGGCAGAGCGTCCGACTTTCGACGATGCGATGAATGCTATGACCTTCCGTAAAGGTGTTGGTTATGACATCAAAGCAAACTTCGTTATGTCTCAGGACTACATCGATGAGCAGAAGAAAATGAAACAGGAGCAAAAGTAA
- the nqrF gene encoding NADH:ubiquinone reductase (Na(+)-transporting) subunit F, whose protein sequence is MNEILLAVTMFTGVILLLVVIILVARSKLVSTGNIKININDEKDVSLPGGGKLLTALASEKIFLSSACGGGGTCGQCKVIVNAGGGDILPTELSHINKRQAKEGMRLACQVTCKQDLKIHVPEEVFGVKKWKCKVRSNDNVATFIKELVLELPAGESVPFRAGGFIQIERPAGLDIDFKNFDIQPEYREDWDKFNLWQYHSKVEDETIRAYSMANYPEEHGIIMLNVRIATPHPKAPAGTPPGKMSSYIFNLKAGDEVTISGPFGEFFARETKKEMIFVGGGAGMAPMRSHIFDQFRRIKTDRKASFWYGARSVREMFYVEDFDAIQKENPNFKWHVALSEPQPNDNWTGYTGFIHNVLFEQYLKNHPAPEDCEYYLCGPPIMNQSVINMLLSLGVEREDIMLDDFGG, encoded by the coding sequence ATGAATGAAATTTTATTAGCAGTGACCATGTTTACCGGAGTGATTCTTCTTCTTGTTGTAATCATTCTTGTGGCACGTTCAAAACTAGTTTCAACCGGTAATATCAAAATCAATATCAATGATGAGAAAGATGTGAGCCTTCCGGGCGGAGGTAAACTCCTGACGGCACTTGCCTCTGAAAAAATCTTCTTATCTTCTGCTTGTGGCGGAGGTGGGACCTGCGGCCAGTGTAAAGTGATTGTGAATGCAGGTGGGGGAGATATTCTTCCTACTGAGCTATCTCACATCAATAAACGTCAGGCCAAAGAAGGAATGCGTCTGGCGTGTCAGGTGACATGTAAGCAAGATCTTAAAATCCATGTACCGGAAGAAGTTTTCGGAGTTAAAAAGTGGAAGTGTAAAGTTCGTTCTAACGATAACGTTGCCACTTTCATTAAAGAGCTTGTTTTGGAACTTCCTGCCGGCGAATCTGTTCCTTTCAGAGCTGGTGGATTCATTCAAATCGAACGTCCGGCGGGTCTTGATATCGATTTTAAAAATTTTGATATCCAGCCAGAATATCGAGAAGACTGGGATAAGTTTAATCTTTGGCAATATCACTCAAAAGTGGAAGATGAAACAATTCGTGCTTACTCGATGGCCAACTATCCTGAAGAGCATGGAATCATCATGCTGAACGTTCGTATCGCGACTCCGCATCCAAAGGCCCCGGCCGGAACACCTCCTGGGAAAATGTCATCGTACATCTTCAATCTGAAAGCAGGAGATGAAGTGACAATTTCTGGTCCATTCGGAGAGTTCTTCGCGCGCGAAACGAAGAAAGAAATGATCTTCGTAGGTGGTGGTGCAGGTATGGCGCCGATGCGTTCTCATATCTTTGATCAATTCCGTCGCATCAAAACTGATCGTAAAGCGTCTTTCTGGTACGGTGCTCGTTCTGTTCGTGAGATGTTCTACGTTGAAGATTTCGATGCCATTCAAAAAGAAAATCCAAACTTCAAATGGCATGTGGCACTTTCAGAGCCACAACCAAATGACAACTGGACCGGTTACACAGGGTTTATTCATAATGTCCTTTTTGAGCAGTACCTGAAAAATCATCCTGCTCCGGAAGATTGTGAATACTATCTTTGTGGACCTCCGATCATGAACCAGTCTGTGATCAACATGCTCCTTTCACTGGGTGTAGAGCGTGAAGATATTATGCTGGATGATTTCGGGGGCTAG
- the nqrE gene encoding NADH:ubiquinone reductase (Na(+)-transporting) subunit E encodes MFEEYLSLFVKSVFIENMALAFFLGMCTFLALSKKVETALGLGIAVIFVQAVTVPANNLVYNYLLREGALAWAGFPEVDLSFLGLISYIGVVAAIVQILEMVLDKYVPSLYNALGIFLPLITVNCAILGGSLFMVERDYNFGHSVVYGVGSGAGWALAIVALAGIREKMAYSDVPAGLRGLGITFITVGLMAIVFMAFAGIQL; translated from the coding sequence ATGTTTGAAGAATATTTAAGCTTATTTGTTAAGTCTGTTTTTATTGAGAATATGGCCTTGGCCTTTTTCCTTGGGATGTGTACCTTTCTGGCACTTTCAAAGAAAGTTGAAACGGCCCTAGGTCTGGGTATTGCGGTCATTTTCGTACAGGCAGTAACAGTTCCTGCAAACAACCTGGTGTATAACTATCTTCTTCGTGAAGGTGCTCTTGCCTGGGCCGGTTTTCCTGAAGTGGACCTTTCTTTCCTTGGTCTTATTTCATACATCGGTGTCGTGGCGGCGATCGTTCAGATTCTAGAAATGGTTTTGGATAAATATGTTCCGTCGCTTTACAACGCTCTTGGAATTTTCCTTCCATTGATTACCGTGAACTGTGCCATCTTAGGTGGATCACTATTCATGGTTGAGCGTGACTACAATTTTGGTCATTCAGTTGTGTATGGAGTTGGTTCCGGTGCCGGCTGGGCGCTTGCGATTGTGGCCCTGGCAGGCATTCGTGAAAAAATGGCCTACTCTGATGTTCCTGCAGGATTACGTGGTCTTGGGATTACATTTATCACTGTAGGTCTGATGGCGATTGTGTTTATGGCTTTCGCTGGCATTCAACTCTAA
- a CDS encoding NADH:ubiquinone reductase (Na(+)-transporting) subunit D: MKTKELLFDPVVKNNPIALQILGICSALAVTSQLKQAVIMGVAVMIVTGVSSAMVAMIRNTIPNSIRIIVQMTVAASAVIIADQVLKAYFFDVSKQMSVYIGLIITNCIVMGRMEGFAMKNGPWASFLDGVGNGFGYAVLLLCVGVFRELFGSGKLFGISILPLTTEGGWYQSNGLLLLPPSAFFIIGILIWILRTFRPEQVEKE, from the coding sequence ATGAAAACAAAAGAACTCTTATTTGATCCTGTCGTAAAGAACAACCCGATCGCACTTCAGATCCTGGGAATTTGTTCGGCCCTTGCCGTAACATCACAGCTTAAGCAGGCCGTGATCATGGGCGTGGCAGTTATGATCGTAACTGGTGTATCAAGCGCCATGGTGGCGATGATCAGAAACACGATTCCTAACTCGATCCGAATTATTGTTCAGATGACGGTCGCCGCTTCAGCGGTAATCATCGCTGACCAGGTGTTGAAGGCGTATTTCTTTGATGTCTCTAAGCAAATGTCGGTTTACATCGGTCTCATCATTACAAACTGTATTGTGATGGGTCGTATGGAAGGCTTCGCCATGAAAAACGGCCCTTGGGCAAGTTTTCTGGACGGCGTAGGTAACGGATTCGGTTATGCCGTTCTCCTTCTTTGCGTGGGCGTGTTTCGTGAGCTTTTTGGTTCAGGCAAACTGTTTGGCATTTCGATTCTCCCGCTGACAACTGAGGGCGGATGGTATCAGTCGAATGGTCTTCTACTTTTACCTCCGAGCGCGTTCTTTATTATCGGGATTCTGATCTGGATTCTAAGAACCTTCAGACCTGAACAAGTTGAAAAAGAGTAG
- a CDS encoding NADH-quinone oxidoreductase subunit A produces the protein MSLPIEGSLNYLAVLILMIIAVVLSVVIIGLNKLTGRKPSEITRKKYDTYECGVGYEGSAHQQFSVRYYLIGIIFLLFDVEVVFMYPWTLAYQTYLKSGPVILLEMGLFFALLLGGYFYLRLRGALNWD, from the coding sequence ATGTCTCTTCCAATCGAAGGTTCGTTGAATTATTTGGCCGTATTGATCTTGATGATCATCGCGGTTGTGTTGTCAGTAGTAATTATCGGTTTGAACAAATTGACCGGTAGAAAGCCATCAGAAATCACGCGTAAAAAGTACGACACGTACGAGTGTGGTGTGGGGTATGAAGGGAGTGCTCACCAGCAGTTCTCTGTTCGTTACTACCTCATTGGTATCATCTTCCTCCTGTTCGATGTTGAAGTTGTATTCATGTATCCATGGACCCTTGCTTATCAAACTTATTTAAAATCTGGCCCAGTTATCCTGTTGGAAATGGGACTTTTCTTCGCGCTTCTCCTAGGCGGGTATTTCTACCTTCGTCTACGTGGCGCCTTGAACTGGGATTAG
- a CDS encoding NADH-quinone oxidoreductase subunit C → MRTNSNALGAAFIETQAKVLAHLTEKYAANRKVEADKVGEPVIWARGPEDAKKLVRAFMADPNTKIDFLSDLTAYDNKDGEDGDERFVLVYQLYSLELHTRIRVKCLLGEIQPAETLVDIWEGANWLEREVYDMFGIKFNGHPNLRRIMMDERFSGHPLRKEYPIKQREGFSDNIAFHLGANPLEVSTHVQISEESK, encoded by the coding sequence ATGAGAACAAACTCTAATGCTCTTGGTGCTGCATTCATTGAAACTCAAGCAAAAGTACTTGCTCACCTGACTGAGAAATACGCTGCTAACAGAAAAGTTGAAGCGGACAAAGTAGGGGAGCCGGTTATTTGGGCAAGAGGTCCTGAGGACGCGAAGAAATTAGTTCGCGCATTCATGGCAGATCCTAATACAAAAATTGATTTTCTTTCAGACCTTACAGCTTACGACAATAAAGACGGTGAAGATGGTGATGAGCGTTTCGTGCTTGTTTACCAACTTTATTCACTAGAACTTCACACTCGTATCCGCGTGAAGTGTCTTCTTGGCGAAATTCAACCGGCAGAAACTCTGGTTGATATTTGGGAAGGTGCTAACTGGCTTGAGAGAGAAGTTTACGACATGTTCGGAATCAAGTTCAACGGTCACCCGAATCTACGCCGTATCATGATGGATGAGCGTTTTTCTGGTCACCCTCTTCGTAAAGAGTATCCGATTAAGCAACGTGAAGGTTTCAGCGATAACATCGCTTTCCACCTGGGTGCAAATCCATTGGAAGTTTCTACTCACGTTCAAATCAGTGAGGAATCAAAATGA
- the nuoE gene encoding NADH-quinone oxidoreductase subunit NuoE, protein MALSEKIKNTINGIRHQFPTEQALLLPTLHEVQNEKGWVSMDSMRDIGEFLNLPLSKVREVASFYTMYKLEPQGKVDVQICTNISCWLNGADKLVSCASKKLGIHAGETTADGKFTLSQVECLAACGTAPAMMINEDYHENLTEESLIKILDQAKSDLDAGKVVGKDTRKDGVWP, encoded by the coding sequence ATGGCACTATCAGAAAAAATTAAAAACACGATCAACGGGATTCGACACCAGTTCCCGACTGAACAGGCCCTTCTTCTTCCAACACTTCACGAAGTACAAAACGAGAAGGGATGGGTATCAATGGATAGCATGAGAGATATCGGGGAATTCCTGAATCTTCCTCTATCTAAAGTAAGAGAAGTGGCGAGCTTCTATACTATGTATAAGCTTGAGCCGCAGGGGAAAGTGGACGTACAAATCTGTACGAACATTTCTTGCTGGTTAAACGGTGCTGATAAGCTCGTTTCATGCGCTTCTAAAAAGCTTGGCATCCACGCTGGCGAAACAACTGCAGACGGTAAATTCACTCTTTCTCAAGTTGAGTGTCTTGCTGCTTGTGGAACAGCTCCGGCAATGATGATCAACGAAGACTACCACGAAAACCTTACTGAAGAGTCTCTCATTAAGATCCTTGATCAGGCCAAGTCTGACCTGGATGCAGGTAAAGTTGTTGGTAAAGACACACGTAAAGATGGAGTTTGGCCATGA